A part of Mycolicibacterium sp. TUM20985 genomic DNA contains:
- the secG gene encoding preprotein translocase subunit SecG translates to MIFALQITLVVTSVLVILLVLLHRAKGGGLSTLFGGGVQSSLSGSTVVEKNLDRLTYFVTGIWLVSIIAVALQIKYGA, encoded by the coding sequence CTCGTCGTCACCAGCGTCCTGGTGATCCTGTTGGTGCTTCTGCATCGGGCCAAGGGTGGCGGTCTCTCGACGCTCTTCGGTGGTGGTGTGCAGTCCAGTCTGTCCGGCTCGACCGTGGTCGAGAAGAACCTCGACCGGCTGACCTACTTCGTGACCGGCATCTGGCTCGTCTCCATCATCGCCGTCGCGCTGCAGATCAAGTACGGCGCCTGA
- a CDS encoding ankyrin repeat domain-containing protein translates to MAPSLPTNPSLERFRRDARRLQRAVRDGSDDGHDEALALVSRLHPNGRPLDATTFALTAAQHVVARQVGFSSWPRLRAYLHTAEDLRRDPTVVSDGDPVSHFLSLACLTYSQVDGPARWSAAGEILRAHPDLPERNLYVAAAVGDASAVLAHLRDRPDGARERGGPSGWTALFHVACARVPQRDPLGTARLLLDAGADPDAGYLWLGLPTPFTVLTLCFGEGEAGPGRQPRHPAGAELAEVLLSRGADPNDAQTLYNRMFGRDDGHLRILLAAGLGHGDGGTWHRRLGEALEGPLEMVQRQVDWARDRGFAERLELLAAHGFTSGRPPDVPSPWRPDGPEPPIASAGTPDGVRALAEAGGDLDALVDGRTMLHHAAWIGDVELVRALLECGADPDVLDAEHGTTPLSWAEYGHAEVTAAILRLRRRT, encoded by the coding sequence ATGGCCCCATCTCTGCCCACCAATCCCTCCCTCGAGCGTTTCCGTCGGGACGCCCGCCGGCTGCAGCGCGCGGTGCGGGACGGCTCCGACGACGGCCATGACGAGGCTCTCGCCCTGGTGTCACGGCTCCATCCGAACGGAAGGCCCCTCGACGCAACCACATTCGCGTTGACGGCGGCCCAACACGTGGTGGCACGGCAGGTGGGCTTCAGCAGCTGGCCGCGACTACGCGCCTATCTGCACACGGCCGAGGATCTCCGCCGTGACCCGACCGTCGTCAGCGACGGTGACCCGGTCTCTCACTTCCTGTCGCTGGCATGCCTGACCTACTCCCAGGTCGACGGCCCGGCCCGGTGGTCAGCCGCCGGCGAGATACTGCGCGCCCACCCCGACCTGCCCGAACGGAACCTCTACGTCGCGGCGGCCGTGGGTGATGCGTCGGCGGTCCTGGCGCATCTCCGGGACCGTCCCGACGGGGCGCGCGAACGGGGCGGGCCGTCCGGGTGGACGGCGTTGTTCCATGTGGCCTGTGCGCGGGTGCCGCAACGGGATCCGCTGGGGACGGCTCGGCTCCTGCTCGACGCCGGCGCCGACCCGGACGCCGGGTACCTGTGGCTCGGTCTACCGACCCCGTTCACCGTGTTGACCCTCTGCTTCGGCGAGGGTGAGGCCGGCCCCGGCAGACAACCGCGGCACCCGGCCGGTGCGGAGCTGGCCGAGGTGTTGCTCAGCCGCGGCGCCGATCCCAACGACGCGCAGACGTTGTACAACCGAATGTTCGGCCGCGATGACGGCCACCTGCGGATCCTGCTGGCGGCCGGACTTGGTCACGGCGACGGCGGGACGTGGCATCGACGCCTGGGCGAAGCGCTGGAGGGCCCACTGGAGATGGTCCAGCGTCAGGTCGACTGGGCGCGGGACCGCGGGTTCGCCGAACGCCTCGAACTCCTCGCTGCCCACGGTTTCACCAGCGGGCGGCCGCCTGACGTCCCGTCACCGTGGCGGCCCGACGGTCCGGAACCGCCCATCGCCTCGGCGGGCACGCCGGATGGCGTCCGGGCGCTGGCGGAGGCAGGCGGTGACCTCGACGCCCTCGTCGACGGCCGCACGATGCTGCACCACGCCGCGTGGATCGGGGACGTCGAGCTGGTTCGGGCGCTGCTGGAGTGCGGGGCGGATCCCGACGTGCTCGACGCCGAACACGGCACCACGCCCCTGAGCTGGGCAGAATACGGTCACGCCGAGGTGACCGCGGCGATCTTGCGGCTCAGGCGCCGTACTTGA